A genomic region of Branchiostoma lanceolatum isolate klBraLanc5 chromosome 4, klBraLanc5.hap2, whole genome shotgun sequence contains the following coding sequences:
- the LOC136432247 gene encoding ankyrin repeat domain-containing protein 49-like, producing MSEEESPPLVEVGMLAKAAVSITQPDSNCSDEEDADHICKKSRVKTYQEDPEEGYEPDISSGDDMDELDEQEQGQSAGFSTPLEKLPCSVPENKWKSVWASSSSEDSDDSTGGDDGDLEHLRKRVIRESEARNYDVVAQLLDSEPKLLTAADSDGYILLHKAAYLGDMTLVKEILERGADIKAKTHDGWQPLHSACRWNHVDVASLLLQAGADVNATSSGGNTPLHVAASNANAKQALVLLLSNRYIDPNILNDSSESAFDLARRSGPHYHLFEMVEDSLDVDGRGMSFTHFSEAMGIESVGESDRKLAGRNGITSKTDEST from the coding sequence ATGAGTGAGGAAGAGTCTCCTCCTCTTGTAGAGGTAGGAATGCTAGCAAAGGCAGCTGTATCCATAACTCAGCCAGACTCTAACTGCTCTGATGAAGAAGATGCCGATCACATCTGTAAGAAGAGCCGCGTCAAAACATACCAGGAGGACCCAGAGGAAGGGTACGAGCCCGATATATCTAGTGGAGATGACATGGACGAATTGGACGAGCAGGAACAAGGACAGTCTGCAGGCTTTTCCACGCCGTTGGAAAAGCTCCCATGTTCTGTCCCGGAAAACAAGTGGAAGAGCGTGTGGGCTTCATCCAGCAGCGAGGATTCGGACGACAGTACGGGCGGGGATGATGGAGACTTGGAACACCTACGCAAGAGAGTGATTCGTGAATCGGAGGCGAGGAACTATGATGTTGTAGCGCAGCTGCTGGACTCTGAACCAAAGCTGTTAACGGCAGCGGACAGTGACGGGTACATACTGCTCCATAAAGCCGCATACCTGGGCGACATGACACTTGTAAAGGAGATCTTGGAGAGGGGGGCAGATATCAAAGCTAAGACCCACGACGGCTGGCAGCCCCTGCATTCAGCATGCCGCTGGAATCATGTGGACGTGGCATCCCTGCTTCTTCAGGCGGGGGCAGACGTTAATGCCACAAGTAGTGGTGGGAATACACCCCTACATGTGGCAGCCAGTAACGCAAATGCCAAGCAGGCCCTTGTCCTACTGCTCAGTAACAGGTACATCGATCCAAACATTCTTAATGACTCCTCGGAGAGCGCGTTTGATCTCGCTCGACGGTCTGGGCCGCACTACCACTTGTTTGAAATGGTGGAGGACAGTCTGGATGTGGATGGTAGAGGGATGAGTTTCACACACTTTAGTGAAGCAATGGGGATTGAGAGTGTCGGGGAAAGTGACCGAAAACTGGCAGGCAGGAATGGCATTACATCTAAGACAGATGAATCCACATAA
- the LOC136432249 gene encoding large ribosomal subunit protein mL48-like, whose amino-acid sequence MLKAIFSKGLAQPSSARLCNQCRGEQVLPGVALVQSRGLRSREGALPQAGRRFRLPQYTKVVVEPIYPEGTVHEELLVSMKGYDMCSVEHYLQFLHRLAMKWKIKVLESYALPTRKIDIRHLETASRHKTFSEATLSLHERVLKLKNVTSTQVPLLLEVLRSHQPVGLTLSIKEPTEDDEMVRFKKNKELEELLEAQSQLRR is encoded by the exons ATGCTGAAG GCTATTTTCTCCAAGGGATTGGCACAACCATCTTCTGCCAG ATTATGCAACCAATGTCGGGGAGAACAAGTATTACCAG GGGTTGCATTGGTGCAAAGCAGAGGTCTGCGATCAAGGGAAGGGGCACTTCCTCAAGCAGGCCGGCGCTTTCGACTG CCACAATATACAAAGGTTGTGGTGGAGCCAATTTACCCAGAAGGCACCGTTCATGAGGAGTTACTGGTGTCTATGAAGGGCTATGACATGTGTAGTGTAGAGCATTATCTACAGTTTCTACACAGACTGGCAATGAAATGGAAGATCAaggttttagaaag CTATGCCCTCCCAACTAGGAAGATAGACATACGCCATCTTGAGACAGCAAGTCGCCACAAGACCTTTTCAGAAGCAACACTCAGTCTTCATGAGAGAGTCTTAAAG CTGAAGAATGTGACCTCTACACAAGTTCCCTTACTTCTGGAGGTGCTGAGGTCCCACCAACCAGTTGGTCTCACCCTAAGTATCAAAGAG CCAACTGAAGACGATGAAATGGTGAGattcaagaaaaacaaagaGTTGGAGGAACTTCTGGAAGCCCAGAGTCAATTGAGGAGGTAG